The following are encoded in a window of Sebastes umbrosus isolate fSebUmb1 chromosome 7, fSebUmb1.pri, whole genome shotgun sequence genomic DNA:
- the igsf11 gene encoding immunoglobulin superfamily member 11 isoform X2 has product MVKFHNSDLWIAWMVIFCMEGSRFDLHTGKVCVRALDVTVSQSSVQVARGQAAVLPCSFTTSAALNNLNIIWMVIPLSNANQPEQVIIYQGGQVFSLANHLNGRVGFVATMPSTSASIFINNTQLSDTGTYQCLVNNLPDRGGRNIGVIGLTVLVPPSVPACRIQGTLDVGSDIMLICSSEEGIPTPSYSWEKLDALPKLPHNAMQDQMQGTVTLRNISSSTSGLYQCTSSNAIGKSTCLLNLQVVSPQPQSVGLIAGTIATGVLALIICSLLVVVTLFYWKNKNKYDEEEIPNEIREDDLPPKRSSSVKAFHADASSSENDTLTSTNTYNSRYWHNPKPNYDTNSYTRYNGDTRQTFSTAAHGAHGHGQAQNAGHGHSTVVTAPGTAPLSRHAHPTTAATTTTTTTSFANGSHTLPPPKTLVVTTNSAPSPSTMVRSNGTVSLKPVVTSAHGQHTHSYAVSQATLERMGAVPVMVPAQSRAGSLV; this is encoded by the exons tgtgtgtgcggGCGCTGGATGTGACGGTGTCCCAGAGCAGTGTCCAGGTGGCCCGCGGCCAAGCAGCCGTCCTGCCCTGCTCCTTCACCACCAGCGCTGCCCTCAACAACCTCAACATCATCTGGATGGTGATACCGCTGTCCAATGCCAACCAGCCAGAACAG GTGATAATTTACCAGGGCGGCCAGGTGTTCAGCCTCGCCAACCACCTCAATGGCCGTGTGGGCTTCGTGGCCACCATGCCAAGTACAAGTGCCTCCATCTTCATCAACAACACCCAGCTGTCCGACACTGGGACCTACCAGTGCCTGGTCAACAACCTCCCAGACAGAGGGGGGCGCAACATCGGCGTCATTGGGCTCACCGTGTTGG TGCCCCCCTCGGTGCCAGCATGTCGAATCCAGGGCACGCTGGATGTCGGCAGTGACATCATGCTGATCTGCAGCTCCGAGGAAGGTATTCCCACGCCGTCCTACTCCTGGGAGAAGCTGGACGCGCTGCCCAAGCTGCCGCACAACGCCATGCAAG ACCAGATGCAGGGAACTGTAACACTGAGAAACATCAGCTCCAGCACCTCAGGACTCTACCAGTGTACCTCCAGCAATGCTATAGGCAAGAGCACCTGTCTGCTCAACCTGCAGGTCGTATCAC CCCAGCCTCAGAGTGTGGGTCTGATAGCGGGCACCATCGCTACAGGAGTCCTGGCACTCATCATCTGCTCCCTGTTAGTGGTGGTCACGCTCTTCTACTggaagaacaagaacaaatacGACGAGGAGGAAATCCCCAATGAGATCAG AGAAGATGACCTTCCTCCCAAGAGGTCGTCATCGGTGAAGGCTTTCCATGCCGATGCCTCATCCTCAGAGAATGACACGCTGACGTCTACCAACACCTACAACAGCCGCTACTGGCACAACCCCAAACCCAACTACGACACCAACTCCTACACGCGCTACAACGGAGACACTCGCCAGACCTTCTCCACCGCCGCTCACGGTGCACACGGACACGGACAGGCCCAGAACGCAGGACACGGCCACAGTACGGTGGTCACAGCGCCAGGCACAGCTCCGCTGTCCCGCCACGCGCATCCCACAACGGCGGCGACGACGACGACAACGACGACATCGTTCGCCAACGGCAGCCACACGCTCCCGCCGCCCAAGACACTGGTGGTCACCACAAACTCTGCCCCGTCCCCTTCCACCATGGTGCGCAGCAACGGCACTGTGAGCCTCAAACCGGTGGTGACGTCCGCGCACGGGCAGCACACGCACTCGTACGCGGTGAGCCAGGCCACGCTGGAGCGGATGGGGGCGGTGCCTGTCATGGTGCCCGCCCAGAGCAGAGCAGGCTCGCTGGTGTGA
- the igsf11 gene encoding immunoglobulin superfamily member 11 isoform X1 produces MVKFHNSDLWIAWMVIFCMEGSRFDLHTGKVCVRALDVTVSQSSVQVARGQAAVLPCSFTTSAALNNLNIIWMVIPLSNANQPEQSKQVIIYQGGQVFSLANHLNGRVGFVATMPSTSASIFINNTQLSDTGTYQCLVNNLPDRGGRNIGVIGLTVLVPPSVPACRIQGTLDVGSDIMLICSSEEGIPTPSYSWEKLDALPKLPHNAMQDQMQGTVTLRNISSSTSGLYQCTSSNAIGKSTCLLNLQVVSPQPQSVGLIAGTIATGVLALIICSLLVVVTLFYWKNKNKYDEEEIPNEIREDDLPPKRSSSVKAFHADASSSENDTLTSTNTYNSRYWHNPKPNYDTNSYTRYNGDTRQTFSTAAHGAHGHGQAQNAGHGHSTVVTAPGTAPLSRHAHPTTAATTTTTTTSFANGSHTLPPPKTLVVTTNSAPSPSTMVRSNGTVSLKPVVTSAHGQHTHSYAVSQATLERMGAVPVMVPAQSRAGSLV; encoded by the exons tgtgtgtgcggGCGCTGGATGTGACGGTGTCCCAGAGCAGTGTCCAGGTGGCCCGCGGCCAAGCAGCCGTCCTGCCCTGCTCCTTCACCACCAGCGCTGCCCTCAACAACCTCAACATCATCTGGATGGTGATACCGCTGTCCAATGCCAACCAGCCAGAACAG TCAAAGCAG GTGATAATTTACCAGGGCGGCCAGGTGTTCAGCCTCGCCAACCACCTCAATGGCCGTGTGGGCTTCGTGGCCACCATGCCAAGTACAAGTGCCTCCATCTTCATCAACAACACCCAGCTGTCCGACACTGGGACCTACCAGTGCCTGGTCAACAACCTCCCAGACAGAGGGGGGCGCAACATCGGCGTCATTGGGCTCACCGTGTTGG TGCCCCCCTCGGTGCCAGCATGTCGAATCCAGGGCACGCTGGATGTCGGCAGTGACATCATGCTGATCTGCAGCTCCGAGGAAGGTATTCCCACGCCGTCCTACTCCTGGGAGAAGCTGGACGCGCTGCCCAAGCTGCCGCACAACGCCATGCAAG ACCAGATGCAGGGAACTGTAACACTGAGAAACATCAGCTCCAGCACCTCAGGACTCTACCAGTGTACCTCCAGCAATGCTATAGGCAAGAGCACCTGTCTGCTCAACCTGCAGGTCGTATCAC CCCAGCCTCAGAGTGTGGGTCTGATAGCGGGCACCATCGCTACAGGAGTCCTGGCACTCATCATCTGCTCCCTGTTAGTGGTGGTCACGCTCTTCTACTggaagaacaagaacaaatacGACGAGGAGGAAATCCCCAATGAGATCAG AGAAGATGACCTTCCTCCCAAGAGGTCGTCATCGGTGAAGGCTTTCCATGCCGATGCCTCATCCTCAGAGAATGACACGCTGACGTCTACCAACACCTACAACAGCCGCTACTGGCACAACCCCAAACCCAACTACGACACCAACTCCTACACGCGCTACAACGGAGACACTCGCCAGACCTTCTCCACCGCCGCTCACGGTGCACACGGACACGGACAGGCCCAGAACGCAGGACACGGCCACAGTACGGTGGTCACAGCGCCAGGCACAGCTCCGCTGTCCCGCCACGCGCATCCCACAACGGCGGCGACGACGACGACAACGACGACATCGTTCGCCAACGGCAGCCACACGCTCCCGCCGCCCAAGACACTGGTGGTCACCACAAACTCTGCCCCGTCCCCTTCCACCATGGTGCGCAGCAACGGCACTGTGAGCCTCAAACCGGTGGTGACGTCCGCGCACGGGCAGCACACGCACTCGTACGCGGTGAGCCAGGCCACGCTGGAGCGGATGGGGGCGGTGCCTGTCATGGTGCCCGCCCAGAGCAGAGCAGGCTCGCTGGTGTGA